The nucleotide window CCGCCTCGCTCGATCCCGGACTCGTGCTGCTGGCCTTCGCGCCGGTCTTCGTGCTGACCATCGGCGCCGAAGCGTGGTACTGGGCGCGCCGCGACCCTGCCGTCTACAGCCTGCGCGACACGCTCTCCAACGCGGCGCTGGCGCTGATGCACCAGGCTTCGGACGCGTTCTTCCTCTGGCTGATGGTCCGCACCGTCTATACGTGGTGCTACCAGCACGGCCTGCAGGCCATGCCGCAGACGCTGTGGTCGTTCGCGCTGCTGCTGTTGCTGCAGGACTTCCTCTACTACTGGTTCCATCGCGCCAGCCACCGCGTGCGCTGGCTGTGGGCCTCGCACGTGACGCATCATTCGTCGGAGGGCATGAACTTCTCGACCGCGTTCCGGCAGAGCCTGACCTACCCGCTATCCGGCATGTGGCTGTTCTGGATTCCGCTGGCGTATCTGGGTTTCTCGCCGGACTGGGTGATCCTGGCGGTGGGCCTGAACCTGGCCTTCCAGTTCTTTGTCCATACGCGGCTCGGGCCACGCTGGCCGCGGGTCGAGCGGCTGCTGAACACGCCTTCGGTCCATCGCGTCCATCATGCGAAGAACCCGCAGTACATCGACCGCAACTATGCCGGCGTGCTGACGATCTGGGACCGCCTGTTCGGCACCTTCGTGCCCGAGCGCGAGGCGCCGGTCTACGGCATCACCCGCCAGGTGCGCAGCCATGACCCGCTGACGCTGACCTTCCACGAATGGCGCGATATGTTCGCGGACGCCTGGCGCGACCGCGACCTGCGCTACCTGTGGAAGCCGCCGGAATGGCGCAGCCCGCGTGCCGCCGTGCCGGCGACGCAGCCGGGCACGCAATAAAAAAAACCGCGCCGGGCAGGCGCGGTTTTTTTTGACCAGTGCTCGAGCGCTTATGCGCCTTCGCGGGCAGCACGCTTGCGCTCGTGCTCCTTAAGGTGGCGCTTGCGCAGGCGGATGCTCTTGGGCGTCAGTTCGACCAGTTCGTCGTCGGCGATGAATTCCACCGCGTATTCGAGCGACATCTGGATCGGCGGCACCAGGCGCACGGCTTCGTCGGTACCCGAGGCGCGCACGTTGGTCAGCTGCTTGCCC belongs to Cupriavidus taiwanensis and includes:
- a CDS encoding sterol desaturase family protein; this encodes MNPASLDPGLVLLAFAPVFVLTIGAEAWYWARRDPAVYSLRDTLSNAALALMHQASDAFFLWLMVRTVYTWCYQHGLQAMPQTLWSFALLLLLQDFLYYWFHRASHRVRWLWASHVTHHSSEGMNFSTAFRQSLTYPLSGMWLFWIPLAYLGFSPDWVILAVGLNLAFQFFVHTRLGPRWPRVERLLNTPSVHRVHHAKNPQYIDRNYAGVLTIWDRLFGTFVPEREAPVYGITRQVRSHDPLTLTFHEWRDMFADAWRDRDLRYLWKPPEWRSPRAAVPATQPGTQ